Below is a window of Dromiciops gliroides isolate mDroGli1 chromosome 5, mDroGli1.pri, whole genome shotgun sequence DNA.
GCAGACTGATGGTCCTCCTCCTGGGGGCTTACCAGATTAGTGCCTGATACACCATCAGTTTTTACCCTGCTATAGGTCAGAACTCTGGAACTCAAGGGATCCACCAGTCTCAGCTTTCCCAGGAGTAGGGATTACAAAAATGTGCCATCAAGTCTAGCCTCAATGTTCTTTATAAACTATGGTgactagaatcaaatacaaaattccagAGGTGGTCTGATCCAAGCAGAAGAAAAGGATTATTTCATCTCTTTATTATAGATAAAAGTTATGTTTCTTAATGTAactcaagatcttttttttaaagcatttttagcTTCTATATCATACAGGTGACTCAGATTGATCTTGTAACTTCATCAAAAGCCCTCCTCCAACTTGtcttttcagacaaactgctttcttttgggtttttttgggtgaggcaattggggttgtgacttgcccagggtcacacagctagtaagggtcaagtgtctgaggtcaaatttgaactcaggtcctcctgaatccagggccaatgctttatccactgtgccacctacctgccccaactaAATTTATCTCAACTGAAGTTCAACTTACTAGATTCCGCTCAATCCTGAGGCCCAATTTCTAAATCACAAAACTCCTAAATGCtgctggaaccagattaaaatgtaattgggaaatgtttaacaaaaaatgtaaaagtacaatacaacatagataacgctaatttgtgtttttttaaattaatatgctgcctggtttctatttgaatttgacaccactctTCTAGCCCATCTCTTTGGATCCTGACTGTTGTCCAGTGTGTTTATCCCTCCCGGTTTTCTGTCATGTGCAAATTTTATAaacatgccatctatgccttcatccaTATCATTGATAAGGATTTTCccttcttaatagtattttattttttcccaattacatgtaaaggtaattttcaacattcatttttacaagattttgcattccaaatttttctccctccatcccttctctccccctcccttttacagcaagcaatctgatacatgtacaatcatgttaaacaaatttccacattagttatgttgtgaaagaaaaatcagaacaaaagggaaaaaccacaagaaaggaaaaacaaaaaagaattaagaatagTATGCTCCCATCTGCattgactccatagttctttctctggatgtggatggtAAGAATGTTAAAAGGCACGTGGCCAAATGCAGGTCTCTGGACAACACCATTAAAGACTGCCTGTTAAGATGACACAACTCTTCTCTTAATTCCAACTGTTTAACTGTTTGAATGCATCTAATAGTATTAGTTCCTGGTTCAACATCTATCATTTTTTCTATGAagtgtgagatactttaccaaATGTTTTTTATAAATCCAGGCAAATTCTACCTCCAATATTATCCTCCTATACAAATTTAGTAATCCtgtcaagaaaaaaatgttagtCTAGCATGACCTTTTCTTTGAAGTTATGCTGCCTCTTTGTGTTAAATATGCACTTTAATGGTCTGGTCTATATGAGAAAAATTACCATTTTTCTAAGCAGGAAGGAGTTCAAGATTTAACTAAGCCAGAAAGCTTTATTCATTACACAATCAAGAAAGTCTTAATAAGGTAAAACCAATTTAATGGCAGTAGATTATTTCTAGTGACTAGATAAAAAGCAGCAGACCTAAAGAGGCCATAGGAAAATTTCCATCTGAAAAAAACCTTGCCAATTTCATTGCTACCATACTTCAAAATAGCAGAAAGACTAAATGAATTGTGTATTAATGAGTCTcaaataagacctgagttcaaatctagcctcagatacttactagcttcctaaccctggacaagtcacttaaccttgtttgcttcagtttctctatctgtgaaatagggataatacagGGTAGACCAAAAATCATGATGttttaatcacctttttttttattttttagtgaggcaactggggttaagtgacttgcccagggtcacacagctagttaagtgttaagtgtctgaggccagatttgaactcaggtactcctgactccagggccggtgttctatccacttcgccacctagctgccccgttttaatcactttttgaaaattattttttctttatttttcgcCATTTACGAGACTTGATTTTTCACATGCaatgtaaatttatttcctatatatgctgtatgtgatgctatggtattataaattaaaaacaaaaaataaagagttattaaatattgaaacccctttgtgactcttggcccaccctgtaatagcatctacctcccattgttgttgtaaggtgcttagcacagcatctggcacacagtaaccacttcataaatgttggctatgatcatcatcattattcccaTTGTTCAAAAGAAGCTTCTGTTGAATGATTTAAGGATTCTTTTTCTACTAAGGAAACAtcaagtcagaaagaaacaaagagaaagcaatATAGTTTCACATAGAAAGACAACTGAAGAGCTCCCAAAAATAAGGTTAGCAGACCCAGGACTCAAaactggggaaaaacaaacaaaaaacaaacaggaggaatttttttttaaccatttgctGTAGCACTttgtatttgctattaaaataatttactactaagtattttaaaaacatgGTGGGGGGTATATTTTGTAATGAATTTGGTGAAACTCTGAGGGTCTAAgggaaagagtgaaagaaaatgaagacatttACTTTGGGCAAATCCCAGCAGaaattgaagttttatttttaacatctaAAGAGAAATCATACCAGATGAATGAATTACATTACAAGAATTTTCAGGTCTGAAGATGAGCCAAAACTAATTCTGATTCCTGGGTATTCTCTTTCATCAAAAGAACATGGTTCGTTCAGCCAAGCCCTACCATGAGCAGGAAATTTATACTACAAAACAGCCAATTTCCAAAAGGATCCTGTAATTTATTCCCTATCAAAATCACAAATCTGTCTTCTAATGTAAAATTTAGGGAAGGCTTTGTTTTACTTTAAGGATTTTTCTGTTTACTATAAGAACATGTCTACTTCAAGGCAAAACAGACACAAATACAAATTTTATTCAAGTTACAGATTACCCCTACtcttaatatacatatattatctatattatctTTTGAATCGACCCTACTTCCTATTTATTATCCCTAAAATGAAAAGCATTTCTTTTATATACCACATCTTTTATAAAAAATCTGAAATCTAAAAACCAAAGTGAGTTCATTTTCTCAGTCACAGATtaactcaacagcaacaaaagctATACTACTATGTAGCAGAAACAAAAAACTACCTGATTCACAAACTACCCTTTGATGTCAATTttcatttgtgaagaaaagatttttttttaaataaaacttgaGCTTCAGCGGAGATTCTCCTACTGTTCACAaaagctttcttttctccctacTGTTCCCTCTTGTCTGTCATtaatcttccctccccctccacccctccaaaaaatccTCTTCAGATTTCAGATTCAGAGAATTAACAATCTTTTACCTCTTGGTTACTACATCAGACAAACCTGCTTTTAAATGCCATTAGTCTTATGAAACATTAACTAGTACCCATGTAACAAAactttaaattcattcattcaatcaatgcTCCACCAAAATCCTGCTGaggggcactaggtggcacactggatagagcactggccctggagtcaggaggacctgagttcaaaatccgacctcagacacttgacatgtactggctgtgtgaccctgggcaagtcatttaaccccaattgcctcaccataaaaaaccaaaaaaaccaaaaaaacaaagtccTGCTGAGGGGATAGGGGGGATGGGGGTGATGACCTTAGTTCCAGCACAACAGGTTCTACCAAGCTAGATAGACTTTAATCTTATCCAGCAGCAGGTTGATGTCCGTCTAGCTAAGTCTTGAGAGATTCATCACCAGAAGACTGAACATcagaacacaatttttttttctagttacagcAAGACCATTACGTCTACTTACAGCAATACAATAAGATAAATTATTAAAGAAAGTAGTGATAGGTGTTGTCATCTACAACAGGGAGcactcataccaatgaaatcacagatgcttGAAGTATTtagttattcaataaatatctgaATACCAACTATGTGTGTAgtatctttcattcattcaataaatgctgTCAGAGAAGTAGAATATGACCATAGCAATTTCTTATCCCTTTACAAATACACTGAtgtctgagaagaaaaaaagtgtgATTAGAGCTGTTTTGAACAGCAAAATAATTAAATCAGTGAACAGGTTTCTAAGAGTGTCCCTACCAAATGAATGGAACTTGATTAAAGAAGGAATAGAGTCTCTTTTCCTTTCAACACTTTCCTAAGACCATTATATCTATTCAGAGCATCTCATcactaataaaaattattaagtaaTGAAAGGAATTGTCATCTTCAGTGGGAGTACTTATACCATATGAAATCAAAGATCTTTGagtatttaaatattaatttaataaatatctgaacaCCTACTATGCATAGTGCCTTGTAAGGGGGGAAGGACCCGTTTTCTTTTATTAAGTTTCATTTATAGGCGAATGTATTCCCTGAAATCTATTcgcttaatttatttattttactgtcCAAAGGAGCTGCTGAATCCACAGCTCCCTAGAAATCAGCGTGTTTGGAAAAGAATAAGACATTGTTGGGGAAATATTCAACTTCTCTGACtgcatttaattaaaattattatggggggcagctaggtggtgcagtggataaagcatcagccctggattcaggaggacctgagttcaaatccaacctcagacactagacacttgctagctgtgtgaccccgggctaAGTCacccaaccctcattgccccggggcgGATTATTACGGACCAGACCTTTACTTGTAAGGAAatacattcttttaaatttacaGATAAGCTAAATCTCTTTCTCCAATGGTTTCAACATTCTCAAGTCTCAGGCTGCCTTCTCGACACCTCTTAAAGAAAGAAACTTGGCATAGTGGAAAGCATCATAACTGGAGACCAAGCATATGTCATTTAATCTTAGAacctcagtttatctgtaaaatgggtgtactACCCCATATCACAGGGCTGTTATGGGGAAAGTTCTTCGCAAACTGACAGGCTATATGAATTTGAgttaaacaaaggaaaacagactTTAGATGATTTTATTTCCCCAACTCTCCCTCTGACAGAGAGGATGAAAAGGGAGCAACTGGCCTGAGAATGAACAGAAAAAGCAAGGAATCTAGGTAACGCAGAAATTGTATAGAAAGATCCCGAAGAATCCCAAACtaataatactttatatttgCAAACCAATTTTGCACTTCCAGCCCCCTGGCATCGCCCTAAAAGCTTCGAAGTTAGGGTCAGTTACTAGATACCACCCAACAACGATTCTGCCTCGACGTCCTCAAAAATGAACAAATtcgattttattttattgatattatttgcATATCTTGGAAGCGGatcctcattttatcctccaagggaaaaaaaaatgaggcctagTGCCGACAGAAGAACGAGAGGGTGCAACCTCCCTCCCCTTTAGGGGGAGAACGGGCAAAGAAGGAGCAGCTTCCGAGGTGGAGGCGGCGCGGCCAGCCCCCGGCCACCCTGGGCTCCTCACCTCCCGGcgggcccctccctccctccaggcccGCCGCAAGCCCACCCGGCCCTCGCCCCTCAGGCCTGACCGCGCATCCCCGACCTCCAAAGCCAAGCTCCGTTCTCCCCGGTCCCAGGAGGAGCCCGACCACCACCCGGCGCTGACCTATCCCCGCCGGGCCCGAGTCTGTGGCGCGCCGCCTCCATCCCGAGCCGCTCGGCAAGCGGGAGCTGCATCCAGTCGCGGCGGCTCCGACCCCGGCTCcaggcgccgccgccgccgccgccgccgcagacCGCCCCCTGGCAACCGGACCCCGCACCACCGCCACCCCCCATTGGTCCGGGGCGCCGGCGCCGCCGCTTCATTGGCTGTCGCTCCCGTCCGGCGATGCGGGAGGGTTtctaaggagaggggaaggggcgAGGGAGCGCAGAGCGCCTGCGCGGGAGCCCGAGACTGGCCGGGGGTGTGGGAGCCCAGAACTCCGTACCCCGGGtgtgggggaaagaaaaggatcgGGGCAACAgtactccctcccccaaacctcccCGGCTGCTACCCGCAGCATCATCCCCAAGGGGCAGGCAGAGAGGCAGACCTCGTAGCCTTCCCTTCCACCGCGCCCTCCACTAGGCCACATAGCAACCTCTTCTCGTGGCCAAGCCTGGACCAAGTGGCCAACTCGGGAGGGACCAGGGGCGGTCCACCAGCTCTGCCTCCAGCCCTGGGGCTATTCTCTAAGAATCCAGGCCCGCCACCAAACCCACCTCGGAAACACCAGTGTTCTCCAACCCACTCTAAGTCAAAGACCTACCCAGCTGGtccagtggatggagcgctgtcGGATCTGGGGTCAGGAAGCCCCGGGTTCAACAGTGCGTTCAGACACTtcgagaccttgggcaagtcacttaacctgtttgcccgTTTCCCTCATTGTAACACAGGGATAATAATGCAATTATTTCGAAGGggtgttttgaggatcaaatcggagaatatttgtaaattaaacccacatcccttctcttttcctaatCCAAAATGAAAGCAATTGTCTGACAAAGAATATAACTTGTGCAAAGATTAACTATACACTTTTCATGAATCCTGGACTGTCCTGGAAAACTGGAACACAGTCCTGCACAGTAgggcttacttagcacagtgactggcacatataTTATGCTttccataaatgcttgttctcttccctttcaccTAGTATAAATCTGCTCTTCCTCTCCTTTGCTCAGTCTTATACCTGCCCTAGCCATCCAGTTTATCAGGAGAACCCCAAAAGTTGCCCTCTCCTTACCGCTTAGAGGCTTTCCTTTCTTCAGGCCCCTATGCAACCTAATGAGCCAAGACAGTTTGTTAAGTATGAAatactgtatttaaaaaaaaaaagacagcattcactgttttctgcatttatttaaaaaacattattaatattttctaaaagTTATCTTCCCACCCTTAAGTGCATATTTACAATTTGTTGAAAATATTGTATAACTATTTTCCCTCTGACTGCTCTGAAGTACCTTTAAACTGGATAAAAAgcaggaaaatataaaaaagaatgactgGTCTGTGTATGCTATGCCACTAACAAGCAATACCAACAAACATACTAGGGAACTTCAGCTTTATAGTTCACAAAATGATTCTGGGGTTTATGGTTCCCTATTAAATCAACAGGAAGAACCACAAGGGTCCTAAATGATATTTGGGTCTGTTGACTTGATCTCTTCAAGGGCCAGAAATGAGATTTAGCAGCAATATAAAAACCATCTGTGGGGCAATGTAAACTTCCACCCTTTGTATAGAAGTTATTGGTAAAAAGAAACCAATATTTCAAGGTTCCACTCATGTCTTCACAAGAAACTGGCTCATGCtcaatttccccttctccctGAGGTAGGTAAGAAGTCGGTATCTTCGTCTCCAAGTTACCTTCAGCCCATATTTCTCCTCTGGTGTGTCTGCAACCAATACAGGTTCAGAGTCTGGGCTCTCTGGAGGATCCATTAGAAGGGGGCAGCTTTTTTTCATATGCTGCCTATGGTTGGTGGGAATATGCCCACTGTCCTTCACAGGAGTTTGTTCTGGGGTCTGTATCTCGGGAGGGATCAACATGTAACCTGAATTTTGAAGTTCATGAGAGGATATATCCCTACAGCTTTGAGGACTGAATACAGGGATCAAGGACCTTCTGGCAGTGTCCTTTGGACACTGCACAGGACACTCCACAACTGAGAGATTGTCCAGAGCAGCTTCACTGGAAGAAGACACTGAACTCTCAAAGGACAGAGGTGGAAATCTATTCTTGATCAGTTTTCGACTTGAACCTTTTGCCAGATTCCGAAGATTGTAAGGTACCTGATGTTGTTTCTGGTAGACTGGCAACCAGCCTCTGGTATTCTCAAACTGAGGAGACACCtaagaaacaaacagaaacagtCAGCCCAGACCCACAAACACCTCAGGAAACAACTTTGACTCCATTCAAGATGCCACAGGTATAATACCCAGATTTTCTAAAATGAGAGCATATTCACATTAAAATCAGGAGCATATTTATTTATCTCATATTCTACAGGTATGAGCAtcaaacttggagtcaagaactttgggtttgaatcctgctatGAAATTATGAGGAAAGCACCTTATAAACTTTAGAGCACTATATATTTGTGAGTTATTTTTTATTAGGTAGCTACCCTATTCCTAGAGTATGGATTGTTGCTTTCCCAGTAATCTCTAACAAGGCATTTTAAAAAGCACTCTTTAAGCAGAAACTGAAGTCCAATACCGGCTCCTGCTCTTAACTTCTACTTCTCACTGCACAACCCAAAATTCTTTCCACTATTAAACCTGTCAGGTATGGGGTGTTACTTTATAGCATGATGTTAAACAGTAAACGATATACCTAAAGAAGAACATACATTATCTGGGACCTTCTCTACATCATACAGCTACTTTTTATCACCAGACACTGCATTTTTAAGAATGCTACCAGGACTTTTTTTCTAGTCCATGTATGTCATTCTCCTACTCAGTTAATTCCAGCAGCTCCCTATTGCTcctaggataaaatattaattttagcttttaaagccattTACAACTTGGTCCCAAACTCTCTCTCCATCCTCAATGAACATTACTTCCCCTCCCACAGTCAAGCCAAAACTGACCTTTtctttgttcctcacacaagacactccacctcCTATTTCCATGCTTTCATTGGCTGCCCCCATCCATTGAATGTAATTCCTCTTCCTAtctaccttttagaatccctCTTCTTTTAAACCATAGACCAAGAACCATCTTGCACATGTACAGATCCTCCCAAATGGTAATGCCCTCCCTACTAAACtacttgtatttaactactttctattttaatatacacatacatatgtgagtGCATATGTATGTTTAGatagatatgcacacatacatgtctTATCTTTTGTAATATAAACAACTTCCcaagcaggaattgtttcattaattGCATTTGCATCCCAAGTGCCTAtcacttaataaacgcttatttattgattgaataagtggttgagaaaaagaaagggaagaaggtggGTTCAAGTGTACAGGGTTTCAGTGGTCAATTGGGGTAGGTAACATTTGTCGATTGATCAGGTCAGCCAATGAAGCTCAACAGTAACAGGAAACACCAAAGCAAAAGCACATCCTGCTGAATCTTCTGACCACTgtttagtctttttttgggggggtgggaagggggggaggaatgAAGGGTAGGGAGGAAAGAGACCTTCCAGCTAGAAAAAGACTGCAATGTCCTAAAATTCCTCACTGTAGTCACTACACTTTATAAAGAGGATGAGGGCAAAGTAAAGCCAGTCTAAATGTCAACAATTCTCCCCGACTGGCTATTCCGGATCAACCCCCAATTATCTAACTCTCCCCTCAGCAAGAGATTTGAATCTGCCCATTAAGGAGCAGTTGGCCGAGCAGCTTCAAAAGATGGTTTAAGAATGGCAGATAACAACAGCCTCCTGCCCCTGCTATGGGGGTGGATGACCTTTCTCCTGATGTAGGTCAAACCATCTATCTAGTATCCTAAGCACCTAAGATAAGAACTCGCTGGCCCTACCCAAGAAGTGATGGTCTGGTGGTCTATTGGTTTGACGGGAGCATGCCTCGGGAGGACTGCAGCCGGCTGTGGGGATCCATAGGGATGCTTGGGTCCCTCCAGAGGCCCTTCTCGGAAGGCCAGTTGTGATTTCCGGGACTGGCCTCGGCGTTTTTTCCTCGGAGGCATCAAGGGCAGGCAGTAGTAGCCTCATGTTGCCTGGGGTAATACGTCGGGGAGCCAGGCACCGATCCTCACCCATCCCTGGAGATCCAACAaaacaaggagagaaagaaacGGTGACCGCCCGGGGAAGCAAAGCCGGCCCACACTTGGCCGGATTAATCAGCGCTACGGAAGTTAAAGTCCCGGCGCCAGCAACTTGAAAATGCAGGAGGGACTCAAGgtgcctgctgtgtaccaggcttAGCGCTGCAGTTAGGGGGAGGTGGGGCTGTAAGAAGGGgtagggggggtggggcagtgtgGTAACTTACACAGGGTAAGTGCAATTCCTCCAGTGAAGAAAGCCCCTGGAACACAAACTCGAGCGTGAAAGGGGGGGGGTCCCGGGGAGTGGGACTCGGACCGAGTAGCTCCGCTACCAGGCGCCGCCTCCCCGCCTCCCAGCCCTTTCGGCCAGCCCCGGAAGTCCGCCCGGCCCCCTCCCACGCCcgtcctcctctcccctcccctctcctcccctccactctTCCCTCACCTCGGAGGCTCCGGCACCTGAGCCCCACGGCCCCAGCGCCGGCCCTAACAACCCGGGCTGAGTTCCGGCTTCGAACGATTAAACGACGCTCGGTCCCGATTGGCGGCGCCCGCGTCACGTGACCGGCAACGCTCCGCCGGCGCCAATTTCAAACCGCGGAACAAACTGAAAGCCCCTTGCCCCcttaccccctcctccccctcccctgacctgggacttccccctcccccccctcccggcgaccccaccccttcccttcgcTGCCGGGGACCAGGCCGACCCGGTCCCCAGCGGCCCGGGGCCTGCTCCTGGACCCTGGCTCGGCCCGGCCCCTGGAGGCCTGCCCTGGGGCGGTGGTGGAGGCAGCAGCCGCGGTGCTGAGGTGAGAGGGCCTCGGGGGCGGCCGGGGTGGGGGGCGGCCTCTGCTCCCGAAGGGGAAGGTGGGGGTCCCcggcctgcccccctccccaggaggGCCCTGGAGACCCCAGCGGGACGGGAGCCCCGGGCCTGGGAGGGGACTGGGCTCCGCAGCCACCCTCCTAAAATGGGATACCGCCGGTCCGCAGCTCCTGGGTCTCCCCTGAGATTTGCTCGGGGCCACCCTTGGTACACCTGGGCCCGGCCGGAGAGAGGGTCTCGGGCCCGAGTTTGGATCCCATCTCTGCACCGGCCGCCGGCCCCGACCTCTATGTCCTTTTCAGGGAAATGAATGACCCGGAGGAGGGAGCCCCAGAGGTGCTTGGGCCCCAGCCTGACACTACCCCGGCACTGGCGGCCGGCTCTCCTTTATACTAAGGACCGGATCCCGGCTCGGCCACTTTCTGCTTCTGCCCCCCAGCCTTCTGcttctggaggggggggggactcACTGAGCAAATCTGTTATCCCaggaccgccccccccccccagggctcCCTTGTAGGTGTTTTGTGCCTTTCTCAGGTCAGTGTGGGGCTTTCTCGAAATGACCTTGGATGTTGTCACCTCATAGCATTTTGTTTGATGTCTCTTATGCACCTTAGATCCtatattacaatttttttttttgccagtgtaCGTTGTTTTAccttccttgagggcaagaactcatTCCCTTTAGTATTTTAACACTGGGCCATATAGGTGCTGTCAAATACATAAATGCCCAAGGGTAGGTATGAAGGGAACAGTAAGACTTGCTTCTGGGAAAGGACCTGCTGAAAAGAAAGCAGCAGGACCTGATGAGTATGGGGGCTAGCAGAATAGAGGGTCAAATttaagagagatggagaaaagctGAATTTGGAGGAACTTGAAAAAAAGTTCAAGAATTAAAAGAAGATTCTATGGGAGGCCCTGTCATCTTGTCAAATGCCTATGAGGTCAAGCGTTTTGATTCTCCAAATTGTATAAGCAGGGACCTAGAAAAAAGAATTCCTCTGATTCCCAGGATAACACCTTCTAAGAGAATGACATGTTTGAAGGATGAGTTTTCTCAAATAAGTATTTGAAGGTATCAGGCCAAAAATGTTTCCTTCCCCCAGCCTTAGACAGCTACTATAACATGAAGAAATcagacctgaattctagtcctgaCCCTGCTGTTAACTTGTAGaaattgagcaagtcatttctccataccttattttactcatttaaaatgaaattaattaatagCTACTCTGCAGGGATGTTCTAcaaattaaatgaggtaatagatgttagctattttttaaaaattaaaacactacAAACATATAGTACTAGCATTATTATAGGTTCATGGTTGAGAGCTGAAAGCAATTAGTGATTAgccaatctctcattttacagatgaagaacctgaggctcaAAGAGCTTCTGATCAGAATACATCTGAAGCATTATGTTTAGTCCTAGGAGCTATATTTAGGGTAGACATCGATAAGCTACAGAGTATCAATCCCAAGGAGATGAGATGGTGAGCCAGAATGGTGAAGAATATTGAAATGTTGAGATAATGCAACACAAGGATCAGTGTTTGgttgggagaagagaaaacttagaggGACATGAAAATATATGAAGGACTTTCATgtaagagagattagacttgtgtTTGACTTCAGAATGCAGAACCAAGAGTAGAtgatagaagttgcaaagaagcaattTTAGACTAAGGTTCTTCCCAGTGGAAATCTACAGGCAAATGCTGGATGACCTTTTGTCCAGTATGTTATTGGATAAGGTatggattaaattattttttaaaattttttaaatttttaaaaaaatttttagtgaggcatttggggttaagggtcacacagctagtacgtgttaagtgtctgaggctgaatttgaactcaggtactcctgact
It encodes the following:
- the RHNO1 gene encoding RAD9, HUS1, RAD1-interacting nuclear orphan protein 1 translates to MPPRKKRRGQSRKSQLAFREGPLEGPKHPYGSPQPAAVLPRHAPVKPIDHQTITSWVSPQFENTRGWLPVYQKQHQVPYNLRNLAKGSSRKLIKNRFPPLSFESSVSSSSEAALDNLSVVECPVQCPKDTARRSLIPVFSPQSCRDISSHELQNSGYMLIPPEIQTPEQTPVKDSGHIPTNHRQHMKKSCPLLMDPPESPDSEPVLVADTPEEKYGLKVTWRRRYRLLTYLREKGKLSMSQFLVKT